In Saccharomonospora marina XMU15, one genomic interval encodes:
- a CDS encoding class I SAM-dependent methyltransferase, whose product MPGHTHDDVDWAARLTSLRRLDDLERDALVEVARRLTDGLPHGPTVVDVGCGAGGMSLALADALRRAGGGTLILVDAVDEVLAAASQSVAAAGDSLVRVEAVLADVGADQVREVITEADLIWAASVLHHVPDQQAAVNRLAGVLRPGGLLAVAEGGLAPRCLPWDIGIGRPGLEERLNGARESWFEGLRAGMPDVARMPYGWTCALRRAGLSDLRSFSYLVDHPAPADSAVLDFVLDRFAWYSEIATDHVSEQDREAVRRLLDPDSPDYLGQRDDVYLLAARTVHTGRRV is encoded by the coding sequence ATGCCAGGTCATACCCACGACGATGTCGACTGGGCCGCTCGGCTCACCTCGTTGCGCCGACTTGACGACCTCGAACGAGATGCACTGGTCGAAGTCGCGCGGCGGCTGACCGACGGGTTGCCTCATGGACCAACCGTGGTCGACGTCGGCTGCGGCGCGGGGGGAATGAGCCTCGCGCTGGCCGACGCCTTGCGGCGGGCAGGCGGTGGAACCCTGATCCTTGTCGACGCTGTCGACGAGGTGCTGGCGGCGGCATCGCAGTCCGTCGCTGCTGCCGGCGACTCGCTGGTGCGCGTGGAAGCCGTGCTGGCCGATGTCGGCGCCGACCAGGTGCGCGAGGTGATTACCGAGGCCGACCTGATCTGGGCGGCGTCGGTCCTGCATCACGTTCCCGATCAGCAGGCCGCAGTGAACCGTCTTGCCGGTGTGCTGCGGCCGGGCGGCCTGCTGGCCGTCGCGGAAGGTGGCCTCGCGCCCCGTTGCCTGCCGTGGGACATCGGGATCGGCAGGCCCGGACTTGAGGAACGCTTGAACGGCGCACGCGAGTCATGGTTCGAAGGCTTGCGCGCAGGCATGCCCGACGTGGCGCGGATGCCGTACGGCTGGACTTGCGCCCTGCGGCGAGCGGGACTGTCGGACCTTCGCTCGTTCAGTTACCTGGTGGACCACCCCGCTCCGGCTGACTCGGCGGTGCTCGACTTCGTGCTCGATCGGTTCGCGTGGTACTCAGAAATCGCCACTGACCACGTCAGCGAGCAGGATCGTGAGGCGGTGCGGCGCCTGCTCGATCCCGACTCACCGGACTACCTCGGTCAGCGCGACGACGTGTACCTCCTGGCTGCCAGGACCGTGCACACCGGACGGCGAGTGTGA
- a CDS encoding M48 metallopeptidase family protein: MRNRDKTKRKSSVPEQKVEVRRSARRRRTVTAYRDGDTLVVLIPATMSQAEEEHWVAEMQRKLQRTESRRASPARASDEALLMRCAQLSRRYLDGTAQPASVRWVPPMRTRWASCTPADRTIRVSERLREVPSWVLDYVLVHELAHLRVAEHNAKFWALVRRYPKTERAIGYLEGLSAAEGLGISNLDDTE; the protein is encoded by the coding sequence CTGAGGAATCGGGACAAGACCAAGCGGAAGTCTTCCGTCCCAGAACAGAAGGTCGAAGTTCGGCGAAGCGCACGTCGCCGCCGGACCGTCACCGCGTACCGAGACGGTGACACACTTGTGGTGCTCATACCCGCCACGATGAGCCAGGCGGAGGAAGAACACTGGGTCGCGGAGATGCAGCGCAAGCTGCAGCGCACCGAGAGCAGGCGTGCTTCACCTGCTCGGGCATCGGACGAGGCGTTGCTGATGCGGTGCGCCCAGCTGTCGAGGCGCTACCTTGACGGCACGGCACAGCCCGCGAGCGTGCGGTGGGTGCCCCCGATGCGTACACGCTGGGCTTCGTGCACCCCGGCGGACCGCACCATCCGCGTGAGCGAGCGGCTTCGCGAAGTGCCGTCGTGGGTGCTCGACTACGTGCTCGTGCACGAACTCGCCCACCTGCGGGTCGCCGAGCACAACGCCAAGTTCTGGGCCCTGGTGCGGCGCTACCCGAAGACGGAACGGGCGATCGGCTATCTGGAGGGGCTGTCCGCGGCCGAGGGCCTTGGCATCTCCAACCTCGACGACACCGAGTGA
- a CDS encoding YlbL family protein, giving the protein MSESRGKQPASAATQVSPPSGAAGEPADNGSGRSRLRLSRRGWTLALSAVLVVVFAMLGAFVRVPYVALGPGPTYDTLGAVNGEQVVSVEGRPTYPTGGELRMTTVSLNDDVTLFGALGLWVSGRFAIAPREEYFQPGESDEEVRRQNIQQFRDSQSNAEVAALRSLGYPVKVVVKEVVSGSPADDVLSPGDEIVAVDGRRISNEDDVIAALKGTRPGQTISITFRHDGQPTRTESVRLARHPEGPQGFVGFQPIDRADVPFEVDIALEDVGGPSAGLMFALAIVDRMTPGKLVGGERVAGTGEISEKGQVGAIGGISFKLVAAKEAGATAFLVPERNCAEASAQAPEGLRLIKVSDLDGAVRALQNLDAGRPVPSC; this is encoded by the coding sequence GTGAGTGAGTCCCGTGGCAAGCAACCAGCTTCGGCAGCCACGCAGGTGAGCCCACCGTCCGGCGCGGCGGGAGAGCCGGCCGACAACGGGTCAGGCCGCTCGCGGTTGCGGCTCAGCAGACGTGGTTGGACGCTCGCGTTGAGCGCGGTGCTGGTGGTGGTGTTCGCCATGCTGGGCGCGTTCGTTCGCGTCCCCTACGTCGCGCTCGGCCCAGGGCCGACCTACGACACGCTCGGTGCGGTCAACGGGGAGCAGGTGGTGTCGGTCGAGGGCCGTCCCACCTACCCGACCGGCGGCGAGTTGCGGATGACCACGGTGTCGCTGAACGACGACGTGACCCTGTTCGGTGCGCTGGGGCTGTGGGTGAGCGGGCGGTTCGCGATCGCTCCCCGTGAGGAGTACTTCCAGCCCGGCGAGTCCGACGAGGAGGTCAGGCGGCAAAACATCCAGCAGTTCCGTGACTCGCAGAGCAACGCGGAAGTGGCGGCCCTGCGCAGCCTGGGCTACCCGGTGAAGGTCGTGGTGAAGGAGGTCGTCTCGGGTAGCCCCGCCGACGACGTGCTCTCACCAGGTGACGAGATCGTTGCGGTAGACGGCAGGCGCATTTCGAACGAGGACGACGTGATCGCCGCGTTGAAGGGCACGCGGCCGGGGCAGACCATCTCGATCACGTTCCGGCACGACGGGCAGCCCACGCGCACCGAGTCGGTGAGGCTGGCGAGGCACCCGGAAGGCCCGCAGGGATTCGTCGGATTCCAGCCGATCGACAGAGCCGACGTGCCGTTCGAGGTCGACATCGCCCTCGAGGACGTAGGAGGGCCCTCCGCAGGGCTGATGTTCGCCCTCGCGATCGTCGATCGAATGACTCCGGGGAAGCTCGTGGGCGGAGAACGCGTCGCGGGTACGGGCGAGATCAGCGAGAAGGGCCAGGTCGGCGCTATCGGCGGAATCTCGTTCAAGCTGGTCGCCGCGAAAGAAGCGGGAGCCACCGCGTTCCTCGTACCTGAACGAAACTGTGCGGAGGCCTCCGCACAGGCCCCCGAGGGGCTTCGACTGATCAAGGTGTCGGACCTGGACGGAGCCGTGCGGGCACTGCAGAACCTGGACGCGGGCAGGCCCGTCCCGTCCTGCTGA
- a CDS encoding zinc-dependent metalloprotease, which yields MSNLPFGFGLPDPDKRRENDPGGSGDQPGSGADAFQQLGQMLSQLGQMLSQAGSSTGPVNYDLAKQIALQRLGSESKMGFVGDRSSEDAVRDSAHLAELWLDEATILPAGASTTVAWSSRDWVDKTLPTWQRLCDPVAKQVSSAWMQALPEEAKQAAGPLLSMVEQMGGMAFGSQLGNALAELASEVLTSTDVGLPLGPPATSALLPANIEKFTEGLERPSSEVLVFLAAREAAYQRLFAHVPWLRQRLLATVEEFAHGITVDTSALEQLAGQVDPSNPASIEQMMSSGLLEPKTTPEQQAALGRLETLLALVEGWVDVVVADAVGERLPGADALRETLRRRRATGGPAEQTFATLVGLELRPRRMRAASALWKLVGDQHGMDARDKVWSHPDLLPTSEDLDDPMGFAERAGHGEEAGDLDPIAELERTERAEEQARSEESEDGEPGEDTGKDR from the coding sequence ATGAGCAACCTACCGTTCGGCTTCGGACTCCCCGACCCCGACAAGCGTCGTGAGAACGATCCAGGCGGCTCGGGCGACCAGCCTGGTTCGGGCGCCGACGCGTTCCAGCAACTGGGGCAGATGCTCAGTCAACTGGGGCAGATGCTCAGCCAGGCAGGCAGCTCCACCGGCCCGGTGAACTACGACCTGGCCAAACAGATCGCGCTGCAGCGCCTCGGCAGCGAGTCGAAGATGGGGTTCGTCGGCGACAGGTCGAGCGAGGACGCCGTTCGGGATTCGGCACACCTCGCCGAGCTGTGGCTCGACGAAGCCACGATCCTGCCCGCTGGGGCGAGCACCACGGTTGCCTGGAGCTCGCGGGATTGGGTGGACAAGACGTTACCGACCTGGCAGCGGCTGTGCGACCCGGTCGCCAAGCAGGTCTCCAGCGCCTGGATGCAGGCACTGCCGGAGGAGGCCAAGCAAGCAGCGGGACCGCTACTGTCGATGGTCGAGCAGATGGGCGGCATGGCGTTCGGCTCGCAGCTGGGCAACGCGCTCGCAGAACTGGCGTCGGAGGTGCTGACGTCGACCGATGTCGGCCTCCCGCTCGGACCGCCTGCCACCTCCGCACTGCTCCCGGCCAACATCGAGAAGTTCACCGAGGGCCTCGAACGGCCCAGCAGCGAGGTCCTGGTTTTCCTCGCCGCACGTGAGGCCGCGTATCAGCGACTGTTCGCTCACGTGCCGTGGCTGCGGCAGCGGCTGCTGGCCACGGTGGAGGAGTTCGCGCACGGCATCACCGTGGACACCTCGGCGCTCGAACAACTCGCCGGACAGGTGGACCCGAGCAACCCCGCGAGCATCGAGCAGATGATGTCGTCCGGGTTGCTCGAGCCGAAGACGACCCCGGAGCAGCAGGCCGCGCTGGGCAGGCTCGAGACGTTGCTGGCACTGGTCGAAGGCTGGGTCGACGTGGTGGTCGCCGACGCCGTCGGTGAGCGCCTGCCGGGCGCCGACGCCCTGCGGGAGACGCTGCGCAGGCGACGGGCGACCGGCGGTCCCGCCGAGCAGACTTTCGCCACGCTCGTGGGTCTTGAACTGCGGCCTCGCCGCATGCGCGCGGCTTCGGCGTTGTGGAAGCTCGTCGGCGACCAGCACGGCATGGACGCCAGGGACAAGGTGTGGTCACATCCCGACCTGCTGCCCACCTCCGAGGACCTGGACGACCCGATGGGCTTCGCCGAGCGGGCAGGCCACGGCGAGGAGGCAGGCGACCTCGATCCGATCGCCGAACTCGAACGGACCGAGCGAGCGGAGGAGCAAGCCAGGTCCGAGGAGTCGGAGGACGGCGAACCAGGAGAGGACACCGGCAAGGACCGGTGA
- a CDS encoding ThiF family adenylyltransferase, with protein sequence MRPPLQNVTLPNRPRLLPGLGVYERRSDELQIGLDPRHAVVAPNLPPILMDILRGLDGRRTTASLLALARDEHAERLRDLLTGLAERGLVEEADSADSPQECEQEPELWSAGLGKRRRDTAARRARSAVLVHGGGRLAAAVASLLAAAGVGHIDTQAEGTVTRDDLGSGLLDGDVGSPRRHALTGAVRRANPATRTTRLRGNRRPDLVVVTDAVVPAPELITRLSADGLAHLPVRVRDGIGIVGPLVLPGRSSCLRCADLHRTALDACWPRVAGQLAGRYQRAELSGVYGTAALAAGQVLRFLCPEDTPPPTWNGTLELDCYAGTVLRREWPAHPHCSCGAPRPSSAPRRSTVGSPAR encoded by the coding sequence ATGAGACCACCGCTACAGAACGTGACGCTCCCGAACCGTCCGCGACTGCTTCCCGGCCTCGGCGTGTACGAGCGGAGATCCGACGAACTCCAGATCGGCCTCGATCCCCGGCATGCTGTCGTGGCCCCCAACCTGCCCCCGATTCTCATGGACATCCTGCGCGGGCTCGACGGGCGGCGTACCACGGCCTCACTCCTGGCACTCGCCAGGGACGAGCACGCCGAGCGCCTCCGCGATCTGCTCACCGGCCTTGCCGAGCGTGGGCTGGTCGAGGAGGCCGACTCCGCCGACAGCCCACAGGAGTGCGAGCAGGAACCGGAACTGTGGTCGGCCGGACTCGGCAAGAGACGCCGCGACACGGCTGCACGGCGAGCACGGTCCGCGGTGCTGGTGCACGGTGGCGGTCGGCTGGCGGCAGCGGTGGCGAGTCTGCTGGCCGCCGCGGGCGTCGGCCACATCGACACCCAGGCCGAGGGCACGGTCACCCGTGACGACCTCGGCTCCGGGCTCCTCGACGGGGATGTCGGGTCCCCACGACGCCACGCGCTCACCGGTGCCGTCCGAAGAGCGAACCCGGCCACGCGTACAACTCGGCTGCGCGGCAACCGGCGACCCGACCTCGTCGTCGTCACCGATGCCGTCGTGCCCGCACCCGAGTTGATCACCAGGCTTTCCGCGGACGGCCTCGCGCACCTCCCGGTACGCGTTCGAGACGGCATCGGCATCGTGGGCCCGCTCGTCCTGCCCGGCAGAAGCAGTTGCCTTCGCTGCGCCGACCTGCATCGGACCGCGCTCGATGCCTGCTGGCCCCGAGTGGCAGGCCAACTGGCGGGCCGCTACCAGCGTGCCGAACTCAGCGGCGTCTACGGGACCGCCGCGCTCGCCGCCGGGCAGGTACTGCGCTTCCTGTGTCCGGAAGACACTCCCCCTCCGACCTGGAACGGGACACTGGAGCTCGACTGCTACGCCGGTACCGTGCTGCGACGCGAGTGGCCTGCGCATCCACACTGTTCCTGCGGCGCCCCTCGGCCGTCGTCCGCACCTCGGCGCAGCACGGTGGGTAGCCCAGCCAGGTAA
- a CDS encoding PPA1309 family protein, with protein MTESEHQAGSASVAALAREVEEFVASGGWDQQPQLFALVSTADLLRQQPELAGHLDQGSALTPVAQDSLPEGDLAEALARIAWPEAVSGCALAQEIIVLPPDAEAQLPEVDEGSDAGDLARLRQAAADHPSRTEARLVAAVLRDGTAACVMRLRGIHDPGEAADPGSQQSGDVDEIIEHPELAPNLVDALRATLQP; from the coding sequence ATGACGGAGAGCGAGCACCAGGCAGGTTCCGCGAGCGTAGCGGCGCTGGCCCGCGAGGTCGAGGAATTCGTCGCGTCCGGCGGGTGGGATCAGCAACCGCAACTGTTCGCCCTGGTGTCCACCGCTGACCTGCTGCGCCAGCAGCCGGAACTGGCTGGGCACCTCGATCAGGGCAGCGCACTGACGCCGGTGGCGCAGGACTCGCTACCCGAAGGTGACCTCGCCGAGGCGCTGGCACGCATCGCCTGGCCGGAAGCGGTGAGCGGCTGTGCGCTCGCGCAGGAGATCATCGTCCTACCTCCGGACGCCGAGGCACAGTTGCCGGAGGTCGACGAGGGATCGGACGCCGGCGACCTGGCTCGGCTGCGCCAGGCCGCGGCTGACCACCCGAGCCGCACCGAGGCCCGGCTCGTCGCCGCCGTGCTACGCGACGGCACCGCCGCCTGCGTGATGCGCCTTCGTGGAATCCACGACCCCGGCGAGGCAGCCGATCCGGGTTCGCAGCAGTCCGGCGACGTGGACGAGATCATCGAGCATCCCGAGTTGGCCCCCAACCTCGTGGACGCGCTGCGAGCCACCCTCCAGCCCTGA
- a CDS encoding WhiB family transcriptional regulator, with translation MSSATAFASEEALTDQWTAGAGVAELFDAVSEPELRLPCRSGEADLWFAEAPADLERAKHLCGDCPVRASCLAGALARREPWGVWGGEIFERGAVVARKRPRGRPRKNPIEPVSAGQRSAA, from the coding sequence ATGTCATCGGCAACCGCCTTCGCGTCAGAGGAGGCGTTAACCGATCAGTGGACGGCCGGCGCCGGAGTCGCCGAGTTGTTCGACGCGGTGTCTGAGCCGGAACTGCGCCTGCCTTGCCGCTCGGGAGAGGCGGACCTGTGGTTCGCCGAAGCTCCTGCGGACCTGGAGCGAGCGAAGCACCTCTGCGGTGACTGCCCGGTGCGGGCGTCCTGCCTTGCCGGCGCTCTCGCTCGCCGTGAGCCGTGGGGAGTTTGGGGCGGCGAGATATTCGAGCGAGGTGCGGTTGTGGCGAGAAAGCGACCGCGGGGTCGTCCCCGCAAGAACCCGATCGAGCCCGTCAGCGCAGGACAGCGGAGTGCGGCATGA
- a CDS encoding ABC1 kinase family protein has translation MTDFRDSTDEAVETAIPRRAAARTAKLASLPLGIAGRAVGGWGRRLTGQSAEEVNAALSAKAAEQLFEVLGTLKGGAMKFGQALSVFEAAVPDELAAPYREALTKLQAAAPPMSARQTHRVLAEQLGRSWSQRFAEFSDQPSAAASIGQVHRAVWHDGREVAVKVQYPGADEALRSDLRQLQRFSRLFQALVPGTEIKPLLAELADRMDEELDYRTEADSQRRFAKAFDADEQIVVPKVVASAPKVIVTEWISGTPYAHIIKDGTTTQRNEAGRLLAEFHYSSPTRAHLLHSDPHPGNFMLLDDGRLGVIDFGAVARLPHGAPPALGLIMRLALDGRSAELFEVLRSEGFVRPDTELDPEDVHNYLLPLISPLTEERFHFTRRWAQKQALRMGDTRSQDFRTGRSLNLPPHWLLIHRVTVGAIGILCQLDAELALRSIVERWQPGFAD, from the coding sequence GTGACGGACTTCCGCGATTCCACCGACGAGGCGGTTGAGACCGCGATTCCACGTCGCGCCGCCGCGCGCACTGCCAAGCTCGCCAGTCTTCCGTTGGGTATCGCCGGTCGTGCCGTCGGTGGCTGGGGCAGGCGGCTGACAGGCCAGAGCGCGGAGGAGGTCAATGCCGCGCTGTCCGCGAAAGCGGCCGAGCAGCTCTTCGAGGTCCTCGGGACGCTCAAGGGCGGTGCCATGAAGTTCGGACAGGCGTTGAGCGTGTTCGAAGCCGCGGTACCGGACGAGCTCGCCGCGCCCTACCGCGAGGCCCTGACGAAGCTGCAGGCTGCCGCTCCGCCCATGTCCGCACGGCAGACACACCGGGTCCTCGCCGAGCAGCTCGGGCGCTCCTGGAGCCAGCGGTTCGCCGAGTTCTCCGATCAACCCAGTGCCGCCGCGAGTATCGGCCAGGTCCATCGGGCTGTCTGGCACGACGGTCGCGAGGTGGCGGTCAAGGTCCAGTACCCGGGCGCCGATGAGGCCCTGCGCAGCGACCTGCGGCAACTGCAGCGGTTCAGCCGACTGTTCCAGGCTCTGGTACCGGGCACGGAGATCAAGCCGCTCCTCGCGGAGCTGGCAGACCGGATGGACGAGGAACTGGACTACCGCACCGAAGCCGACAGTCAGCGGCGTTTCGCCAAGGCGTTCGACGCCGACGAGCAGATCGTCGTGCCGAAGGTCGTCGCGAGCGCGCCGAAGGTCATCGTGACGGAATGGATCAGCGGCACCCCCTACGCCCACATCATCAAGGACGGTACGACCACACAGCGCAACGAGGCCGGCCGACTCCTCGCGGAGTTCCACTACTCGTCGCCGACCCGAGCGCATCTGCTGCACTCGGACCCGCACCCGGGCAACTTCATGCTGCTCGACGACGGCAGGCTCGGCGTCATCGACTTCGGTGCCGTCGCGAGGTTGCCGCACGGCGCGCCGCCCGCACTCGGCCTGATCATGCGGCTGGCCCTCGACGGGCGCTCGGCGGAACTGTTCGAGGTACTCCGCTCAGAGGGATTCGTACGCCCCGACACCGAACTCGACCCGGAAGACGTCCACAACTACCTCCTTCCTTTGATCTCCCCGCTCACCGAGGAGCGGTTCCACTTCACTCGCCGGTGGGCCCAGAAACAGGCTCTTCGGATGGGCGACACGCGCAGTCAGGACTTCCGCACGGGTCGGTCACTCAACCTGCCACCGCACTGGCTGCTGATCCATCGCGTGACCGTGGGTGCTATCGGCATCCTGTGCCAACTCGACGCTGAGCTGGCCCTGCGCTCCATTGTCGAACGTTGGCAGCCCGGCTTCGCCGACTGA